The proteins below come from a single Clarias gariepinus isolate MV-2021 ecotype Netherlands chromosome 17, CGAR_prim_01v2, whole genome shotgun sequence genomic window:
- the LOC128545534 gene encoding zinc finger protein with KRAB and SCAN domains 2-like isoform X2, producing the protein MEKTEPWHNKETKTLIGIWSEDEVQRELEGTVRNQKVFQKISQRMWDLGYNRSPDRCRVKIKKLKQDYRRLKEYNKRNGTNRKTNQWYDALDAVLGRACRTESACRTESACRTESSASLLEAVMSSNGVEDRADTDEDVLSDDRSRTRISSPVTLPLSPGLSSPASSNITAEEPRPNPPRVREKRRRGYSNHIDAMREIFLMAEDREDRRQRVQQEFEERRLQVLQELEHSAGIREAELINTLAQFNQGLLSVMGQLVSVMASNHSPQPPP; encoded by the exons atggaGAAAACTGAGCCGTGGCACAACAAGGAGACGAAGACATTAATAGGCATCTGGTCAGAGGATGAGGTGCAGCGGGAGCTGGAAGGTACTGTACGAAATCAAAAAGTGTTTCAGAAAATATCGCAGCGCATGTGGGATCTGGGTTACAACCGCAGCCCTGATCGGTGTCGAGTCAAAATCAAGAAACTCAAACAGGACTACAGGAGGCTGAAGGAGTACAACAAGAGGAACGGGACGAACCGGAAGACGAATCAGTGGTACGATGCGCTGGACGCGGTTCTGGGTCGCGCGTGCAGGACGGAGAGCGCGTGCAGGACGGAGAGCGCGTGCAGGACGGAGTCCTCCGCTTCACTGCTGGAGGCGGTCATGAGCTCTAACGGCGTGGAGGACAGAGCGGACACAGACGAAGACGTCTTATCAG ATGACAGGAGCAGAACCAGGATCAGTTCCCCAGTAACCCTTCCCCTGTCTCCTGGACTGTCCTCTCCTGCGTCCAGTAACATTACAGCTGAGGAGCCCAGACCGAACCCGCCCCGTGTCAGAG AAAAGAGGAGAAGAGGATACTCGAACCACATTGACGCTATGAGGGAGATCTTCCTTATGGCAGAGGATCGCGAAGACAGACGGCAACGAGTCCAGCAGGAATTTGAGGAAAGACGACTTCAGGTCCTGCAGGAGTTGGAACACTCAGCTGGAATTCGGGAGGCAGAGCTAATCAACACTCTGGCACAGTTTAACCAAGGACTGCTCAGTGTTATGGGACAACTAGTATCAGTCATGGCCAGCAACCACAGTCCTCAACCGCCAccttaa
- the LOC128545533 gene encoding uncharacterized protein LOC128545533, protein MDTVVGFALFLCLIGRLVNDFISTEIRLIRKRRLRIRDLILNLTNSRLRRQRRRQRQMQLYYQLRRRPPSVWVHQRANDWWTVVVPNFTDEQWSQHFRMSEDTFLYLCHRLRTTMEKRDTNFRLCVPIKKRVAIALWKLTTNSELRLVSHLFAVGVTTVWRCVREFCTAVNEVLLPELIPFPNDDKLTEMALIFEQRYGLPQCVGIVAGSHIPNVPTEYHAEYFNHMGWHSIILQGVVDGNGLFWHVFAGSPGSMHDATVLHVSGLWDLIGQGLFPNHTKNVAGLDVGYYLLGNAAFPLQSWLIKPFPDTGQLTDEQRMYNQKIIQASGVAEKAFSRLKGRWRCLLKRNDSHIDLVKTMVLTCCVLHNLCEAHCEHYSEEWDPPAAGEQILVELPPEEDAEGAAVGVRDALVHYINTDNCTTLDLNLL, encoded by the exons ATGGATACAGTGGTCGGATTCGCTCTGTTCTTATGTTTAATCGGTCGTTTGGTTAATGATTTTATATCGACCGAGATCCGACTCATCAGAAAGAGAAGATTAAGAATCAGAGACTTGATTTTGAATTTGACAAACAGCAGATTACGGCGCCAAAGACGAAGACAAAGACAG ATGCAGCTGTATTATCAGTTACGTCGGAGGCCACCCTCTGTTTGGGTCCATCAAAGAGCAAACGATTGGTGGACTGTTGTAGTTCCCAACTTTACAGATGAGCAATGGAGCCAGCATTTCAGAATGTCCGAAGACACATTTCTGTATCTTTGCCACAGGTTGCGAACAACGATGGAGAAGCGGGACACCAACTTCCGTCTCTGTGTTCCGATCAAAAAACGTGTAGCCATAGCACTATGGAAGCTGACCACCAACAGTGAGTTAAGACTTGTTTCACATTTGTTTGCCGTTGGCGTTACTACGGTGTGGCGATGCGTTCGGGAATTCTGCACAGCAGTAAATGAGGTACTCTTGCCAGAACTGATACCGTTTCCAAATGATGACAAGCTTACGGAAATGGCATTGATCTTCGAGCAGAGATATGGACTTCCACAGTGTGTTGGGATTGTCGCCGGATCACATATCCCGAACGTCCCCACTGAGTACCATGCTGAGTATTTTAACCACATGGGCTGGCATTCTATCATACTGCAAGGAGTTGTGGATGGAAACGGGCTCTTCTGGCATGTATTTGCAGGAAGCCCTGGCAGTATGCATGATGCTACAGTTCTACATGTGTCAGGGCTGTGGGATCTCATAGGACAAGGACTATTTCCTAACCACACCAAAAATGTTGCCGGCCTTGATGTTGGCTACTACCTTCTAGGTAATGCTGCATTTCCGTTGCAAAGCTGGCTCATAAAACCTTTCCCAGACACTGGGCAGCTGACAGATGAACAGAGGATGTACAACCAGAAAATCATCCAAGCAAGCGGTGTGGCCGAAAAGGCATTTAGTCGGCTGAAGGGACGATGGAGATGCCTCCTTAAACGCAACGACAGCCATATAGACCTTGTGAAAACTATGGTGCTCACCTGTTGTGTCCTCCACAACTTATGTGAAGCACATTGTGAACATTACAGCGAGGAATGGGACCCTCCTGCTGCAGGAGAGCAGATTTTAGTAGAATTGCCACCGGAGGAAGACGCTGAAGGTGCAGCTGTGGGTGTGCGAGATGCCCTGGTGCATTATATAAACACAGACAATTGTACGACTCTGGATTTAAATCtattataa
- the LOC128545534 gene encoding zinc finger protein with KRAB and SCAN domains 2-like isoform X1, with product MEKTEPWHNKETKTLIGIWSEDEVQRELEGTVRNQKVFQKISQRMWDLGYNRSPDRCRVKIKKLKQDYRRLKEYNKRNGTNRKTNQWYDALDAVLGRACRTESACRTESACRTESSASLLEAVMSSNGVEDRADTDEDVLSVCIDHADDRSRTRISSPVTLPLSPGLSSPASSNITAEEPRPNPPRVREKRRRGYSNHIDAMREIFLMAEDREDRRQRVQQEFEERRLQVLQELEHSAGIREAELINTLAQFNQGLLSVMGQLVSVMASNHSPQPPP from the exons atggaGAAAACTGAGCCGTGGCACAACAAGGAGACGAAGACATTAATAGGCATCTGGTCAGAGGATGAGGTGCAGCGGGAGCTGGAAGGTACTGTACGAAATCAAAAAGTGTTTCAGAAAATATCGCAGCGCATGTGGGATCTGGGTTACAACCGCAGCCCTGATCGGTGTCGAGTCAAAATCAAGAAACTCAAACAGGACTACAGGAGGCTGAAGGAGTACAACAAGAGGAACGGGACGAACCGGAAGACGAATCAGTGGTACGATGCGCTGGACGCGGTTCTGGGTCGCGCGTGCAGGACGGAGAGCGCGTGCAGGACGGAGAGCGCGTGCAGGACGGAGTCCTCCGCTTCACTGCTGGAGGCGGTCATGAGCTCTAACGGCGTGGAGGACAGAGCGGACACAGACGAAGACGTCTTATCAG TCTGTATTGATCACGCAGATGACAGGAGCAGAACCAGGATCAGTTCCCCAGTAACCCTTCCCCTGTCTCCTGGACTGTCCTCTCCTGCGTCCAGTAACATTACAGCTGAGGAGCCCAGACCGAACCCGCCCCGTGTCAGAG AAAAGAGGAGAAGAGGATACTCGAACCACATTGACGCTATGAGGGAGATCTTCCTTATGGCAGAGGATCGCGAAGACAGACGGCAACGAGTCCAGCAGGAATTTGAGGAAAGACGACTTCAGGTCCTGCAGGAGTTGGAACACTCAGCTGGAATTCGGGAGGCAGAGCTAATCAACACTCTGGCACAGTTTAACCAAGGACTGCTCAGTGTTATGGGACAACTAGTATCAGTCATGGCCAGCAACCACAGTCCTCAACCGCCAccttaa